A section of the Malus sylvestris chromosome 17, drMalSylv7.2, whole genome shotgun sequence genome encodes:
- the LOC126610743 gene encoding receptor-like protein kinase, which translates to MKLYPFNFFFFFFFFLLFCFSVPIPIVSSLSSDGVALLSLLKHWTVISSPISSTWNAFDSNPCQWVGIQCDKSHNVVALNLTGFGISGQLGPEVGSFRYLQTLALGSNSISGKIPVGLANCSLLEYLDLSENGFSGEIPEPLFSISSLVYIYLYKNSLNGSIPSNVGNLSKLEELYLDDNHLSGVLPKSLNNLRNLVYLQVSGNRLHGRIDLGSGDCNNLIFLDLSRNQFSGGLPSSLGNCSNLTMFGAVNSNLTGTIPSSFGQLEKLELLLLPDNRLSGKIPPELGKCKSLTGLQLYSNQLEGEIPSELGTLKLQDLELFENRLTGEIPVSIWKIQSLQQILVYNNNLTGELPVEMTELKQLQNISLFNNLFSGVIPQGLGINSSLVQLDFLNNNFTGTIPPNLCHGKRLRVLTLASNRLQGSIPSGVGNCSTLWRLKLEQNNLTGALPEFAKNPNFDYMDISSNEISGAIPSSLQNCGNLTTINLSTNKLTGPIPQELGKLAELRTLVLFQNSLVGSLAPQLSNCTKMDKFDVRSNLLNGSIPSSLRSWTGLSTLILSDNNFTGGIPTFLSEFEKLLELQLGGNLFGGVIPSSIGTLQSMFYALNLSNNTLTGLIPPELGKLIRLQRLDLSHNNLTGTLKVLGDMSSLTEINVSDNNFTGPVPETLMNLLSSSPVSFLGNPYICVNYLQSCGSVCAGNNSFKSCNSPPSNQKGLSKVQIAFIALGSSMFVVFVLYGLIYLFLFHKKTKHDFEISALEGPSTLLNMVLEATENLNDHYIIGRGAHGTVYKASLAPDKDYAIKKLQFAGHKGRRLSMIREIQTLGLIRHRNLVRLEDFWLGKDHGLILYRYMQNGSLHDVLHEIKPPPTLKWNVCYRIALGTAYGLEYLHYDCDPPIVHRDIKPMNILLDSDMEPHIGDFGIAKLLDHQSSAATSIAVVGTTGYIAPENAFRTAKRVESDVYSYGVVLLELITRKKALDPSFMEQTDIVEWARSVWSSTEQIDQMVDSSLKEELLDSNIMDQVIDVLMVAFRCTEKDPKSRPTMRDVIKQLLDADSKVRSVKG; encoded by the exons ATGAAGCTTTACCCcttcaatttcttcttcttcttcttcttcttcttgttattCTGCTTCTCCGTGCCCATACCTATTGTATCTAGTTTGAGCTCTGATGGGGTGGCGCTGTTGTCCCTCCTCAAGCACTGGACTGTAATCTCATCCCCCATATCCTCCACCTGGAATGCCTTTGATTCCAATCCATGCCAATGGGTTGGAATCCAATGTGATAAATCCCACAATGTGGTTGCCTTAAACCTCACTGGGTTTGGAATTTCTGGCCAATTGGGGCCTGAAGTTGGCAGCTTTAGGTATCTGCAGACTCTTGCTTTGGGTTCCAATAGTATTTCTGGCAAAATCCCAGTTGGGTTGGCCAACTGTAGTTTACTTGAGTACTTGGACTTGTCAGAAAATGGATTTTCTGGTGAAATCCCTGAACCCTTGTTTTCGATTTCCAGCTTGGTTTATATATATCTGTATAAGAATAGTTTGAATGGTTCCATCCCTTCAAATGTTgggaatttgagtaaattggaGGAGTTGTATTTGGATGACAACCATTTGAGTGGAGTCCTGCCTAAGAGTCTGAACAATCTTAGGAACCTAGTGTATCTTCAAGTTAGTGGTAATCGTCTCCACGGTAGGATTGATTTGGGTTCTGGGGATTGcaataatttgattttcttgGATTTGTCACGCAATCAGTTTAGTGGAGGTCTTCCATCAAGTCTGGGAAATTGTAGTAATTTAACAATGTTTGGTGCTGTGAATAGCAACTTAACGGGGACTATCCCGTCTTCCTTTGGCCAACTAGAGAAGCTTGAACTTCTGCTCCTTCCTGACAACCGTTTGTCTGGGAAAATACCTCCCGAACTTGGTAAATGCAAGTCCTTAACCGGACTACAGTTGTATTCAAACCAACTAGAGGGAGAAATTCCTAGTGAATTGGGGACGCTGAAATTGCAGGATCTTGAATTGTTTGAGAACAGGCTAACTGGTGAAATCCCGGTTAGCATTTGGAAGATTCAGAGTCTTCAGCAAATCCTTGTGTACAATAATAACCTCACCGGGGAGCTGCCTGTAGAGATGACTGAGCTGAAGCAACTGCAGAATATTTCGTTGTTTAACAACCtgttttctggagttatacctCAAGGTCTGGGGATTAACAGCAGTTTAGTGCAGTTAGATTTTCTGAATAATAACTTCACTGGTACAATCCCTCCAAATCTTTGCCATGGAAAGAGGTTAAGGGTGTTGACTTTGGCTTCCAATCGACTTCAAGGTTCCATACCTTCTGGCGTTGGAAACTGCTCTACACTTTGGAGGTTGAAGCTTGAACAGAATAACCTGACTGGAGCTCTCCCGGAATTTGCAAAAAATCCAAACTTCGATTATATGGACATCAGTAGCAATGAGATAAGTGGGGCCATTCCATCAAGCTTGCAAAACTGTGGCAACCTCACAACCATCAATTTGTCCACGAACAAGTTAACTGGACCTATACCGCAGGAGCTGGGGAAGCTTGCAGAGCTTCGTACTTTGGTTCTTTTCCAGAACAGCTTGGTTGGTTCTCTGGCACCTCAACTATCGAATTGTACCAAAATGGATAAGTTCGATGTGCGGTCCAATTTGTTGAATGGCTCCATTCCGTCAAGTCTGAGAAGCTGGACAGGTTTATCAACACTGATTTTAAGCGACAACAACTTTACTGGCGGCATCCCAACTTTCTTGTCGGAGTTCGAAAAGCTTTTAGAGCTACAACTTGGTGGAAATCTGTTCGGAGGTGTGATTCCATCATCAATTGGAACATTGCAGAGTATGTTTTATGCATTAAATCTTAGCAACAATACATTGACAGGTCTGATTCCTCCAGAGCTAGGGAAGCTGATAAGGCTCCAACGATTAGATCTTTCTCATAACAATTTGACAGGGACTTTAAAAGTTCTCGGCGATATGAGTTCACTAACTGAGATTAATGTTTCAGACAACAACTTCACAGGTCCAGTACCAGAGACGTTGATGAACCTGTTGAGCTCATCCCCAGTGTCATTTTTGGGCAATCCCTACATATGTGTCAATTACCTTCAATCGTGTGGCTCAGTGTGCGCAGGAAACAACAGTTTTAAATCTTGCAACAGTCCACCAAGCAACCAGAAAGGCCTTAGTAAAGTGCAAATTGCATTTATAGCTCTAGGATCTTCGATGTTTGTTGTTTTTGTGCTTTATGGGCTGATTTATCTGTTCCTCTTCCACAAAAAGACCAAGCACGACTTTGAGATCTCTGCTCTGGAGGGTCCGTCTACCTTGCTCAACATGGTACTGGAGGCTACAGAAAACCTAAATGATCACTATATCATTGGGAGAGGAGCCCATGGAACAGTCTATAAGGCCTCTTTGGCTCCAGACAAAGATTATGCAATCAAGAAGCTTCAATTTGCAGGGCACAAAGGAAGGCGTTTGAGCATGATTAGAGAAATTCAAACACTTGGGTTGATTAGGCACCGGAATCTGGTTAGATTGGAAGACTTCTGGTTGGGAAAAGACCACGGTTTGATATTGTATCGGTACATGCAAAATGGGAGCCTTCATGATGTTCTACATGAAATCAAACCCCCGCCAACTCTCAAGTGGAATGTCTGCTATAGGATAGCGCTTGGAACTGCATACGGGTTGGAATATCTCCATTATGATTGTGATCCCCCTATAGTGCATCGAGACATCAAACCAATGAACATCCTCTTGGACTCTGACATGGAGCCCCATATCGGTGATTTTGGTATTGCGAAACTTTTGGATCATCAGTCTTCTGCAGCAACATCCATCGCAGTTGTGGGTACAACTGGATATATTGCACCAG AAAATGCATTTCGAACAGCAAAGAGAGTGGAATCTGACGTGTACAGTTATGGGGTTGTTTTACTTGAGCTGATAACAAgaaagaaggcattggatccatCATTTATGGAGCAAACTGACATTGTAGAATGGGCTAGGTCAGTGTGGAGCAGCACGGAACAAATAGATCAGATGGTCGATTCAAGCCTTAAGGAGGAACTTCTGGATTCAAACATCATGGATCAAGTTATTGACGTGCTTATGGTGGCCTTCAGATGTACTGAGAAAGATCCGAAAAGTAGACCCACAATGAGAGATGTGATCAAGCAATTGTTAGATGCAGATTCCAAAGTGAGAAGCGTAAAGGGCTAG